One Cystobacter fuscus DSM 2262 DNA segment encodes these proteins:
- a CDS encoding SDR family NAD(P)-dependent oxidoreductase, with translation MKDAEVQTPPAEVPPPPSLDEVRRCTQLLESLVGDRRLLMAIPEEERIALLTAAGHVVHPDRETKVRLVKALRRERKEAKREHDRGLRAGTEIRSLRRSAVFTVPLLPPPPSEGPERLLEVARRCYVCKAEFRKLHFFYDSMCGACADFNYAKRTQRAPLSGQVALITGARVKIGYQASLMLLRSGARVIATTRFPKDAARRYLREPDFAEWSHRLHVHGLDLRHAPSVELFARHVEQTHHRLDILINNAAQTVRRPPGFYAHLLQGELLPVDELPVEARPLLAGHETCVAGLRPLLGEGTQALEPTWRSADPALGIHSSAALSLLPYALEQEGDTRALFPEGRLDADLQQVDLRQMNSWRMRLADVSTAEMLEVHLVNAVAPFILCGKLKPLMMRERSKPGHIVNVSAMEGSFSRGTKTDKHPHTNMAKAALNMMTLTSAPDYAKDGIFMNAVDTGWITDEDPAVFAERKQRETDFQPPLDIVDGAARVVDPVISSVNSGQYVWGNFFKDYRHTQW, from the coding sequence ATGAAGGATGCAGAAGTCCAGACCCCCCCCGCCGAAGTGCCCCCCCCGCCCTCCCTCGACGAGGTGCGCCGGTGCACGCAACTGCTCGAGAGCCTGGTCGGGGATCGCCGCCTGCTCATGGCCATCCCCGAGGAGGAACGGATCGCGCTGCTGACCGCCGCGGGCCACGTGGTGCACCCGGATCGGGAAACGAAGGTGCGGCTCGTCAAGGCGCTCCGGCGCGAGCGCAAGGAGGCGAAGCGCGAGCACGACCGGGGGCTGCGCGCGGGGACGGAGATCCGCTCGCTGCGCCGGAGCGCCGTCTTCACGGTGCCGCTGCTTCCGCCGCCGCCCTCGGAGGGGCCGGAGCGGCTGCTCGAGGTCGCGCGCAGGTGCTACGTGTGCAAGGCGGAGTTCCGCAAGCTGCACTTCTTCTACGACTCCATGTGCGGGGCGTGCGCGGACTTCAACTACGCCAAGCGAACCCAGCGGGCGCCCCTGTCCGGACAGGTGGCGCTCATCACCGGGGCGCGCGTGAAGATTGGCTATCAGGCGTCGCTGATGCTGCTTCGCTCGGGGGCGCGGGTGATCGCCACCACGCGGTTTCCCAAGGACGCGGCGCGGCGCTACCTGCGCGAGCCCGACTTCGCGGAGTGGTCACACCGGCTGCACGTGCACGGGTTGGATCTGCGCCACGCCCCCAGTGTCGAGCTGTTCGCGCGGCACGTCGAGCAGACGCACCACCGGTTGGACATCCTCATCAACAACGCGGCGCAGACCGTGCGCCGTCCCCCCGGCTTCTACGCGCACCTGCTCCAGGGGGAGCTGCTCCCCGTCGACGAACTCCCGGTGGAGGCGCGCCCGCTGCTCGCCGGACATGAGACGTGCGTCGCCGGGCTGCGTCCCCTCCTGGGGGAGGGGACCCAGGCGCTCGAGCCCACGTGGCGCAGCGCCGATCCCGCGCTCGGCATCCACTCGTCCGCCGCGCTGTCGCTGCTGCCGTACGCCCTCGAGCAGGAGGGGGACACGCGCGCCCTCTTCCCCGAGGGCCGGCTGGACGCGGACCTTCAGCAGGTGGACTTGCGGCAGATGAATTCCTGGCGGATGCGGCTCGCGGACGTGTCCACGGCGGAGATGCTCGAGGTGCACCTGGTGAACGCGGTGGCGCCCTTCATCCTCTGCGGGAAGCTCAAGCCGCTGATGATGCGCGAGCGCTCCAAGCCCGGCCACATCGTGAACGTCTCCGCCATGGAGGGCAGCTTCTCGCGCGGGACGAAGACGGACAAACACCCGCACACCAACATGGCCAAGGCCGCGCTGAACATGATGACGCTGACCTCGGCGCCCGACTACGCCAAGGACGGCATCTTCATGAACGCGGTGGATACCGGCTGGATCACCGACGAGGACCCGGCGGTCTTCGCCGAGCGCAAGCAGCGGGAGACGGATTTCCAGCCGCCGCTGGACATCGTCGACGGAGCGGCGCGCGTGGTGGATCCGGTCATCTCCTCGGTGAACAGTGGCCAGTACGTGTGGGGCAACTTCTTCAAGGACTACCGCCACACGCAGTGGTGA
- a CDS encoding TadE/TadG family type IV pilus assembly protein: MFRLIRKMRRDERGQAMIIGAIAMLILAVMVMTSVSIGHGVYSKIKAQDAADAQSYSIAVTQARTYNFLAYTNRAMVVHYSAMLTLMSYVSHALYLQKTVGTAAKYLKYIPAIGAIFAAVEQAIDAWVKIVDILTRAIIPVITFINIGLWLAQEALLMSTYMNIYNAQASEPFTGTDPKAKYGFFTSGQGGQLGQDLFDIMKETNATNFLHVLDDGPSSNAPSSIGDTGLKERKKLLNNSNTLSDPNMAKYRLLMGNIANGVRKKWTAEGEGPMLIGRRWNINICLGIGISINKVADSQIKSFVAEERRDELFASDDIRIRVKAPCFGITKTIFKFDYKVRVAANKDGGFHEANGSKSDDHHTWQGITPFILADPSYYSPWTYHFGYPCNVVFASKNVIEARKVFQLKTKFMEGKLDMTQKETGDQIFADMTGGMLAMSVGRAIYHRPGDWKEEPNFYNPLWTARLAPISTHWEKQLVDAMVGVMDDWDTIQRSSLNY, translated from the coding sequence ATGTTCCGTCTGATTCGCAAGATGCGCCGCGACGAGCGCGGACAGGCCATGATCATCGGCGCGATCGCCATGCTCATCCTGGCCGTCATGGTGATGACCTCGGTGAGCATCGGTCACGGTGTCTACTCGAAGATCAAGGCGCAGGACGCCGCGGACGCCCAGTCCTACTCCATCGCCGTCACGCAGGCGCGGACCTATAACTTCCTGGCCTACACCAACCGCGCGATGGTGGTGCACTACTCGGCCATGCTCACGCTGATGTCCTACGTGAGCCATGCCCTCTACCTGCAGAAGACGGTGGGCACCGCCGCGAAGTACCTCAAGTACATCCCCGCGATCGGCGCCATCTTCGCGGCCGTCGAGCAAGCCATCGATGCCTGGGTCAAGATCGTGGACATCCTGACCCGGGCGATCATTCCCGTCATCACCTTCATCAACATAGGGTTATGGCTGGCCCAGGAGGCGCTGCTGATGTCCACGTACATGAACATCTACAACGCGCAAGCAAGCGAGCCATTCACGGGGACGGATCCCAAGGCCAAATACGGCTTCTTCACGTCGGGCCAGGGCGGCCAGCTCGGACAAGATCTCTTCGACATCATGAAGGAGACCAACGCGACCAACTTCCTGCACGTGTTGGATGACGGCCCGAGCTCGAACGCCCCTTCCAGCATTGGGGACACCGGGCTGAAAGAGCGCAAGAAGCTGCTGAACAACAGCAACACGTTGAGCGATCCCAACATGGCGAAGTACCGCCTGCTCATGGGCAACATCGCCAACGGCGTGCGCAAGAAGTGGACCGCCGAGGGCGAGGGGCCCATGTTGATCGGCCGCCGATGGAACATCAACATCTGCCTCGGGATAGGGATCAGCATCAACAAGGTGGCGGACTCGCAGATCAAGAGCTTCGTCGCGGAGGAGCGCAGGGACGAGCTCTTCGCCTCGGACGACATCAGGATCCGGGTGAAGGCCCCCTGCTTCGGCATTACCAAGACGATCTTCAAATTCGATTACAAGGTCCGCGTCGCGGCGAACAAGGACGGGGGCTTCCATGAGGCGAACGGCTCGAAGTCAGACGATCATCATACGTGGCAGGGCATCACGCCCTTCATCCTCGCCGATCCGAGCTACTATTCTCCGTGGACCTACCACTTCGGCTACCCGTGCAACGTGGTGTTCGCCAGCAAGAACGTGATCGAGGCGCGCAAGGTCTTCCAGCTCAAGACCAAATTCATGGAGGGGAAACTCGACATGACCCAGAAGGAGACGGGTGATCAGATCTTCGCCGACATGACGGGGGGCATGCTCGCCATGTCGGTGGGACGCGCCATCTATCATCGCCCTGGCGACTGGAAGGAAGAGCCCAACTTCTACAATCCCCTGTGGACGGCCCGCCTCGCGCCAATCAGCACGCACTGGGAAAAGCAGCTCGTGGACGCGATGGTGGGAGTCATGGACGACTGGGACACCATCCAGCGCTCGTCGCTCAACTACTGA
- a CDS encoding glycosyl hydrolase — translation MKSLVASACITAFLLLGCGASPSNTGTPPDDTGTPPTGGDGGTQPVVTKSAKRGIAFDFAAPADLAAVAPGVSWWYNWSTRPHANIPSDYRARYGMDFIPMLWNGNFDAASTESFLKAHPEIQYLLLLNEPNLNDQARMSPQDAAKLWPRYESVAANTGVKLVGPAMNWGTLEGYSDPVVWLDAFYAAYRGANGNRAPRIDYLAFHWYDYGLAGQLDRLKKYGKPFWVTEFANCHSQKDGAQIDSVAKQKAQMADMVAVCESRDDVFRYAWFTGRWTNDPCFASLLGAPGTLTELGAHYLSLPHR, via the coding sequence ATGAAATCCCTGGTCGCGTCGGCGTGCATCACGGCATTCCTGCTGTTGGGCTGTGGTGCGAGTCCTTCCAACACGGGCACGCCCCCGGATGACACGGGCACTCCCCCCACCGGGGGAGACGGGGGAACCCAGCCGGTGGTGACCAAGAGCGCCAAGCGCGGAATCGCCTTCGACTTCGCGGCGCCCGCGGATCTGGCCGCCGTCGCTCCCGGGGTGAGCTGGTGGTACAACTGGAGCACCCGGCCCCACGCGAACATCCCCTCGGACTACCGCGCCCGCTACGGCATGGACTTCATCCCCATGCTGTGGAACGGCAACTTCGACGCCGCGAGCACCGAGTCCTTCCTCAAGGCCCATCCGGAGATCCAGTACCTGCTGCTGCTCAACGAGCCCAACCTCAATGATCAGGCCAGGATGTCGCCCCAGGACGCGGCGAAGCTATGGCCCCGCTACGAGAGCGTCGCCGCGAACACGGGGGTGAAGCTGGTGGGCCCCGCGATGAACTGGGGCACCCTCGAGGGCTACTCGGATCCGGTGGTCTGGCTGGATGCCTTCTACGCGGCCTACCGCGGGGCGAACGGCAACCGCGCGCCACGCATCGATTACCTCGCCTTCCACTGGTACGACTACGGGCTCGCGGGCCAGCTCGATCGGCTCAAGAAGTACGGCAAGCCCTTCTGGGTCACGGAGTTCGCCAACTGCCACAGCCAGAAGGATGGCGCGCAGATCGACTCGGTGGCCAAGCAGAAGGCCCAGATGGCGGACATGGTCGCCGTCTGCGAGAGCCGCGACGACGTGTTCCGCTACGCCTGGTTCACCGGCCGGTGGACGAATGACCCGTGCTTCGCGAGCCTGCTGGGCGCGCCGGGCACCCTGACGGAGCTGGGCGCCCACTACCTCTCGCTGCCCCACCGCTGA
- a CDS encoding DEAD/DEAH box helicase — protein MSVTAELLEAVREEARPDTWSAGMGLARAGAVSVQSVGEEEAVLRVRAAGRPAPLTTVLYPEDEIWECDCRGRVDPCEHVVAAAIVLHQSRTQAAAAPRPAARPMPAPNRLAPNRPAPAQAPAAQAAARPGTAPKPERMVYRFKRVDGGLQLERLLVRPDNTARLLARSLASLMANPVEAARIHVEPCDLLADKLLARPTKGALPPERLGALLRVLEPARTVIFDGALVSVSSEPLLPRVTVEDRGEQTVLKIEKDPRITEVVSAGVAVCGGALCPLGEQGLTGAWLESLPQEKVFSPAQMGDFTGKVLPDLARRMPVDVKSQRLPPIDRTLEPRISVELNQLDSGLSVLPTLVYGAPPSVRIDNGRMVYLKGAVPVRDEAAEQKLIHQLRDELNMVPGRRVTVQGKEAVQLADKLRRWRGDLTGDAARVVSPDVQLRPVLSVDAGATRDGVPQVGFSFDFQVEGAGDGAPRSVDAGAVMRAWEEGLGLVPLEGGGWAPLPTEWLKTHGQRVAELLSARGKDGRLANHAIPQLTGLCEALEHPPPPGLERLAPLVQGFEKLPDARLPEDLTATLRPYQLQGLSWLTFLRQAGLGGVLADDMGLGKTLQTICTLGPGSLVVAPTSVLPNWEAEVKRFRPSLKVSVYHGPGRVLDETADVTLTTYALLRLDAEVLGAKEWDTVVLDEAQAIKNPDSQVARAAYGLQAAFRVALSGTPIENRLEELWSLMHFTNQGLLGGRKEFEERWSRPVSDNQKGAAERLRARIRPFVLRRLKRDVAPELPPRTESVRHVTLSERERAVYDAVYAATREEVVSQLEEGGSVLKALEALLRLRQAACHPALVPGQQAKTSSKVEALIEALGTAVADGHKALVFSQWTSMLDLIEPALREAGIGFIRLDGSTANRGGVAERFQDPEGPPVMLISLKAGATGLNLTAADHVFLVDPWWNPSVEAQAADRAHRIGQQRPVMVYRLVSRGTVEEKILTLQEKKRALFESALGGASGGAAITRADLMQLLD, from the coding sequence ATGTCAGTGACCGCGGAGTTGCTCGAAGCCGTCCGGGAGGAAGCGCGCCCGGACACCTGGTCCGCGGGTATGGGCCTGGCCCGCGCGGGTGCCGTCTCGGTGCAGTCCGTCGGAGAGGAAGAGGCCGTCCTGCGGGTGCGCGCCGCGGGCAGGCCGGCGCCCCTGACCACCGTGCTCTACCCGGAGGACGAGATCTGGGAGTGTGACTGCCGCGGCCGGGTGGATCCCTGCGAGCACGTGGTGGCGGCGGCCATCGTCCTCCACCAATCGCGGACCCAGGCCGCCGCCGCGCCGCGTCCCGCCGCTCGGCCCATGCCCGCTCCCAACCGGCTCGCTCCGAACCGGCCCGCTCCCGCCCAGGCCCCCGCGGCCCAGGCCGCTGCGCGCCCAGGCACCGCGCCGAAGCCGGAGCGCATGGTGTACCGCTTCAAGCGCGTGGACGGAGGACTGCAACTCGAGCGCCTGCTGGTGCGTCCGGACAACACCGCGCGGTTGCTCGCGCGCAGTCTGGCGTCGCTGATGGCCAACCCCGTGGAGGCGGCGCGGATCCACGTGGAGCCGTGCGATCTGCTCGCGGACAAGCTGCTGGCGCGGCCCACGAAGGGCGCGCTTCCTCCCGAGCGGCTCGGCGCGCTGCTGCGCGTGCTGGAGCCCGCGCGCACGGTGATCTTCGACGGCGCGCTGGTGTCCGTGTCGAGCGAGCCCCTCCTGCCGCGCGTCACCGTGGAGGACCGTGGAGAGCAGACGGTGCTGAAGATCGAGAAGGATCCGCGCATCACCGAGGTGGTGAGTGCCGGGGTGGCGGTGTGCGGGGGCGCGCTCTGTCCGCTCGGCGAGCAGGGCCTCACCGGCGCGTGGCTGGAGAGCCTGCCGCAGGAGAAGGTCTTCTCGCCCGCGCAGATGGGGGATTTCACCGGCAAGGTGCTGCCGGACCTCGCGCGGCGCATGCCGGTGGACGTGAAGAGCCAGCGGCTGCCGCCCATCGATCGCACGCTCGAGCCGCGCATCTCCGTGGAGCTGAATCAGCTCGACTCCGGGCTGTCGGTGCTGCCCACCCTGGTGTACGGCGCGCCGCCCTCGGTGCGCATCGACAACGGGCGCATGGTGTATCTCAAGGGCGCGGTGCCCGTGCGCGACGAGGCCGCCGAGCAGAAGCTCATCCACCAGTTGCGCGACGAGCTGAACATGGTGCCCGGCCGGCGCGTGACGGTGCAGGGCAAGGAGGCGGTGCAGCTCGCCGACAAGCTGCGGCGTTGGCGGGGCGACCTCACCGGCGACGCGGCGCGCGTGGTGAGTCCCGACGTGCAGCTGCGCCCCGTGCTGTCGGTGGACGCGGGCGCCACGCGGGATGGGGTGCCCCAGGTGGGCTTCTCGTTCGACTTCCAGGTGGAGGGCGCGGGGGATGGCGCGCCCCGCTCGGTGGACGCGGGCGCGGTGATGCGCGCGTGGGAGGAGGGGCTCGGTCTGGTGCCGCTGGAGGGTGGCGGATGGGCCCCCCTGCCCACCGAGTGGCTGAAGACGCACGGCCAGCGCGTGGCGGAACTGCTGTCCGCGCGGGGGAAGGATGGGCGGCTCGCCAACCACGCCATTCCTCAGCTCACCGGGCTGTGCGAGGCGCTGGAGCACCCCCCTCCGCCGGGGCTCGAGCGGCTGGCGCCCCTGGTCCAGGGCTTCGAGAAGCTGCCGGACGCGCGGCTGCCCGAGGATCTCACCGCCACGTTGCGCCCCTACCAGCTCCAGGGCCTGAGCTGGCTCACCTTCCTGCGGCAGGCGGGACTGGGCGGCGTGCTCGCGGACGACATGGGTCTGGGCAAGACGTTGCAGACGATCTGCACGCTGGGGCCGGGCTCGTTGGTGGTGGCGCCCACGAGCGTGCTGCCCAACTGGGAGGCGGAGGTGAAGCGCTTCCGTCCCTCGTTGAAGGTGTCCGTCTATCACGGCCCCGGCCGCGTCCTGGACGAGACGGCCGACGTGACGCTCACCACCTACGCGCTGCTGCGCCTGGACGCGGAGGTGCTGGGCGCGAAGGAGTGGGACACGGTGGTGCTGGACGAGGCCCAGGCCATCAAGAACCCGGACAGCCAGGTGGCGCGCGCGGCGTACGGGCTACAGGCCGCCTTCCGGGTGGCCTTGAGCGGCACGCCCATCGAGAACCGGCTCGAGGAGCTCTGGAGCCTGATGCACTTCACCAACCAGGGGCTGCTCGGCGGGCGCAAGGAGTTCGAGGAGCGGTGGTCGCGGCCCGTGTCGGACAACCAGAAGGGCGCGGCCGAGCGGTTGCGCGCGCGCATCCGTCCCTTCGTCCTGCGCAGGCTCAAGCGGGACGTGGCGCCCGAGCTGCCGCCGCGCACCGAGTCCGTGCGGCACGTGACCCTGAGCGAGCGGGAGCGCGCCGTCTATGACGCGGTGTACGCCGCCACGCGCGAGGAGGTGGTGTCCCAGCTCGAGGAGGGGGGCAGCGTGCTCAAGGCGCTGGAGGCGCTGCTGCGGCTGCGCCAGGCGGCGTGCCACCCCGCGCTCGTGCCGGGACAGCAGGCGAAGACGTCCTCCAAGGTGGAGGCGCTCATCGAGGCCCTCGGCACCGCGGTGGCGGATGGGCACAAGGCGCTCGTCTTCTCGCAGTGGACGTCCATGTTGGATCTCATCGAGCCGGCGCTGCGGGAGGCGGGCATCGGCTTCATCCGGCTGGATGGGAGCACGGCCAATCGCGGTGGCGTGGCCGAGCGGTTCCAGGATCCGGAGGGCCCACCGGTGATGTTGATTTCGCTCAAGGCGGGCGCCACGGGACTCAACCTCACGGCGGCGGACCACGTCTTCCTGGTGGACCCGTGGTGGAACCCGTCGGTGGAGGCGCAGGCGGCGGACCGCGCGCACCGCATCGGCCAGCAGCGGCCGGTGATGGTGTACCGGCTGGTGTCCCGGGGCACGGTGGAGGAGAAGATCCTCACCCTGCAGGAGAAGAAGCGGGCGCTCTTCGAGTCCGCGCTCGGCGGAGCCTCGGGGGGAGCGGCCATCACCCGGGCGGACCTCATGCAACTGCTCGACTGA
- a CDS encoding AlbA family DNA-binding domain-containing protein codes for MTSKPWEWQESDLQNLVGQQESSRLEFKSKKLLDEHHKNAKKLADILTPEVSAFANSEGGTIVIGIEEEKKGKGGRYAVALEGVGTELISPEWLQQVIESNLRPYLPGLRLKRVVMAEGTQVAYVISVPRGSTAYQASDFLYYGRSEFEAKPLPDHEIRLRMMQGRVPRARIVVCNVSQTASAEEKDQKARALVAGIEDPVEKGIRLIESGWDGPALYDEYKVDLALMNEGELTIRDFLARVHLSCSPEFDIHDDSGRKVNEIILRLQSDLNVLNVGTATYHPGEKKVFPGSAHQIGACMLVVPKGKAIAAGNFKANWRVYMDDTQPIFDEMELGLECEHWLARGK; via the coding sequence ATGACCAGCAAGCCTTGGGAATGGCAGGAATCGGATCTCCAGAACCTCGTGGGACAGCAGGAGTCTTCACGTCTTGAATTTAAATCGAAGAAGCTTCTGGATGAGCATCATAAGAACGCCAAGAAGCTAGCTGACATCTTGACACCCGAGGTGTCGGCCTTCGCCAATTCAGAAGGCGGCACAATCGTCATAGGCATTGAGGAGGAAAAGAAAGGGAAAGGCGGGAGGTACGCTGTTGCCCTGGAGGGAGTCGGCACAGAACTGATTTCCCCAGAATGGCTTCAACAAGTAATCGAGAGCAACCTCAGACCCTATTTGCCCGGCCTCAGGCTCAAGAGAGTTGTAATGGCAGAAGGGACTCAGGTTGCATATGTCATTAGTGTTCCGCGTGGTTCCACTGCCTACCAAGCCTCAGATTTCCTGTATTATGGTCGGTCGGAGTTCGAGGCCAAGCCCTTGCCGGACCACGAGATTCGCCTGCGGATGATGCAGGGACGCGTTCCACGAGCCCGTATTGTTGTTTGTAACGTAAGTCAGACAGCTTCCGCCGAAGAGAAGGATCAGAAGGCGCGGGCTCTGGTTGCGGGCATTGAAGATCCTGTGGAAAAGGGAATCCGGCTGATAGAGTCTGGGTGGGATGGTCCGGCCTTATATGACGAGTACAAAGTAGACCTCGCACTCATGAACGAGGGTGAGCTTACAATCCGAGACTTTCTGGCGCGGGTTCATCTGTCGTGCTCCCCGGAATTCGATATTCATGATGACAGTGGACGCAAGGTGAATGAAATAATTCTTCGCCTTCAAAGCGACCTAAATGTACTCAACGTCGGCACGGCCACATACCACCCAGGAGAGAAAAAGGTTTTTCCTGGTAGTGCTCATCAAATTGGCGCGTGCATGTTGGTGGTCCCTAAAGGGAAGGCGATCGCGGCAGGCAATTTCAAAGCGAACTGGCGAGTGTATATGGACGATACGCAACCGATCTTTGACGAGATGGAACTTGGGCTGGAATGCGAGCATTGGCTTGCGCGTGGGAAATAG
- a CDS encoding TadE family protein yields the protein MKMTPTSSRESGQAAVEAALILPMMVFMVLGIIQLGMMYQARLMTEYAAYRSARAGIVNHGHCELMRNAAYFAVLPTLGPRPSGESGRVDDLERAIAAYKEYAVKGTTDPVLFHSGTKLEKVRVEVLNPKRSQISGLFSSYGDAMMSQEIDYDDVRDDTIVRANLLTVRITYFYEMRIPFANWLIHGWFMGFESLDKLRGLQFENQRLGGEASHRALEKLGANKGKTSRQKGDYKLISGLALDKRKYIIPLSANYSMRMQSNMMQKHVSPCAVDE from the coding sequence ATGAAGATGACCCCCACATCTTCCCGGGAATCGGGTCAAGCGGCCGTCGAGGCGGCGCTCATCCTCCCCATGATGGTGTTCATGGTGCTGGGCATCATCCAGCTGGGAATGATGTATCAGGCGCGGCTGATGACGGAGTACGCGGCCTACCGCTCCGCGCGGGCGGGAATCGTCAACCACGGGCACTGTGAGTTGATGCGCAACGCGGCGTACTTCGCCGTGCTGCCCACGCTGGGGCCCAGGCCCTCGGGAGAGTCGGGCCGGGTCGACGATCTGGAAAGAGCGATCGCGGCCTACAAGGAGTACGCCGTCAAGGGAACGACCGACCCGGTGCTCTTCCACAGCGGCACCAAGCTCGAGAAGGTGCGCGTGGAGGTGCTCAACCCCAAGCGGAGCCAGATCTCGGGGCTCTTCTCCTCCTATGGCGACGCCATGATGTCGCAGGAGATCGACTACGACGACGTACGCGACGACACCATCGTCCGCGCCAACCTGCTGACGGTGCGCATCACCTATTTCTACGAGATGCGCATCCCCTTCGCCAACTGGCTCATCCACGGCTGGTTCATGGGCTTCGAGTCCCTGGACAAGCTCAGGGGCCTCCAGTTCGAGAACCAGCGTCTGGGGGGCGAAGCCTCCCACCGGGCCCTGGAGAAGCTGGGCGCGAACAAGGGCAAGACGAGCCGCCAGAAGGGTGACTACAAGCTCATCTCCGGCCTCGCCCTGGACAAGCGCAAGTACATCATCCCCCTGAGCGCGAACTATTCCATGCGCATGCAGTCCAACATGATGCAGAAACACGTCAGCCCCTGCGCGGTGGACGAATGA